Proteins from a genomic interval of Nitrosomonas sp.:
- a CDS encoding IS66 family insertion sequence element accessory protein TnpB — protein MALQDDKQKHISNWQASGLSQAAYCRARGLNAKTFGNWLRAHRRGRDDIKLPALIPVAIKPTAASVEVLQLRCRGTHVLELPLSVSPRWLGELLSCLG, from the coding sequence ATGGCATTACAGGATGATAAGCAAAAGCATATCAGCAACTGGCAGGCGAGCGGTTTGTCGCAGGCAGCCTATTGTCGGGCGCGGGGGTTGAATGCGAAGACGTTTGGGAATTGGTTGCGCGCTCACCGGCGCGGGCGCGATGATATCAAGCTGCCAGCCTTGATTCCGGTTGCGATCAAGCCGACAGCAGCGTCAGTAGAAGTATTGCAGCTTCGCTGTCGCGGTACGCATGTGCTGGAATTACCACTGAGCGTTTCCCCGCGATGGTTGGGAGAATTGCTGTCATGTCTGGGTTGA
- a CDS encoding helix-hairpin-helix domain-containing protein produces the protein MALLIFHLLFGGRHPYSGVPLRADAGEALEKDIQAFRYAYAPDGQQRGFTPPPKSIPISIAPVPIQAMFTLAFTENGAKGSRPTAQQWVTALDGLRGQLKRCATTPMHVYPGHIGRCPWCVLEDHGVIYFLDIQVGITATGSTGFILARAWAAIEAVPPPPAIPIPNIATIAVKPTPLPPGIQQQGMITFWRIVIVGVALWLFAVIPGAWFFVLGGACWMWAVVSNLGRDERKAERIKRQAARDAAQQACDQIIARAQQETNPEAFSKRKQELAQLRNEYQHLPEREKTEITNLHATAEARQKHQFLERHFLDAASISGVGPAKKAALRSFGIETAADATWNKVISVKGFGEVLTRAVVDWQKACERRFVFNPNLAVTEADKNAVRAKIATRKRTLEITLNAGAAELQRLRQDMISKAKPLSPALQAASQKLAQAQVDFNAI, from the coding sequence TTGGCGCTGTTGATCTTCCACTTGCTGTTTGGTGGGCGACATCCCTACTCGGGGGTGCCACTCCGGGCCGATGCGGGTGAAGCTTTGGAAAAGGACATCCAAGCCTTTCGCTATGCCTATGCCCCCGACGGGCAGCAGCGCGGCTTTACCCCCCCACCCAAATCCATCCCGATCTCCATTGCCCCCGTCCCCATTCAAGCCATGTTCACCTTGGCGTTTACGGAAAACGGCGCGAAGGGAAGCCGCCCCACAGCCCAGCAATGGGTAACCGCCTTGGACGGTTTACGGGGGCAATTGAAGCGTTGTGCGACGACACCAATGCATGTCTATCCTGGCCACATTGGCCGGTGCCCGTGGTGTGTGTTGGAAGATCACGGGGTTATCTACTTTTTGGATATCCAAGTGGGGATTACCGCCACCGGGTCCACTGGCTTTATTTTGGCGCGGGCCTGGGCGGCGATTGAAGCCGTGCCGCCACCTCCAGCAATCCCCATCCCAAACATCGCCACCATTGCGGTTAAACCCACCCCATTACCACCGGGCATCCAACAACAAGGGATGATTACTTTCTGGCGGATCGTTATTGTTGGGGTTGCGCTTTGGCTTTTTGCCGTTATCCCCGGGGCGTGGTTCTTCGTGCTGGGGGGGGCATGTTGGATGTGGGCAGTGGTGAGTAATCTAGGGAGAGATGAGCGTAAAGCCGAACGAATCAAACGCCAAGCGGCACGGGATGCCGCTCAGCAGGCGTGTGACCAGATCATCGCGCGGGCACAACAAGAAACCAATCCTGAAGCGTTCAGTAAGCGGAAACAAGAACTCGCCCAATTGCGGAATGAATACCAACATCTGCCCGAACGTGAGAAAACGGAAATCACCAACCTGCACGCCACGGCGGAAGCCCGGCAGAAACACCAATTCTTAGAACGCCACTTTCTTGATGCCGCGTCAATTTCTGGGGTTGGCCCCGCCAAGAAGGCCGCCTTGAGGTCATTCGGGATTGAAACAGCGGCGGATGCCACCTGGAACAAAGTTATCTCCGTGAAAGGCTTTGGCGAAGTCTTGACGCGGGCCGTAGTGGATTGGCAGAAAGCCTGTGAACGCAGGTTTGTCTTCAATCCCAATCTGGCGGTAACCGAAGCTGATAAGAACGCCGTGCGGGCCAAGATTGCGACCCGTAAACGTACGCTAGAGATTACTCTTAACGCGGGGGCTGCGGAGCTACAACGCCTGCGCCAAGATATGATCAGTAAAGCGAAACCGCTAAGCCCCGCATTGCAGGCGGCCAGCCAGAAATTGGCCCAAGCACAGGTTGATTTCAATGCTATTTAG
- a CDS encoding IS66 family insertion sequence element accessory protein TnpB, which yields MALQDDKQKHISNWQTSGLSQAAYCRALGLNAKTFGNWLRAHRRGRDDIKLPALIPVTIKPTAASVEVLQLRCRGTHVLELPLSVSPRWLGELLSCLG from the coding sequence ATGGCATTACAGGATGATAAGCAAAAGCATATCAGCAACTGGCAAACGAGCGGTTTGTCGCAGGCAGCCTATTGCCGGGCGCTCGGGTTGAATGCGAAGACGTTTGGGAATTGGTTGCGCGCTCACCGGCGTGGGCGCGATGATATCAAGCTGCCAGCCTTGATTCCGGTTACGATCAAGCCGACAGCGGCGTCAGTGGAAGTATTGCAGCTTCGCTGTCGCGGTACGCATGTGCTGGAATTACCACTGAGCGTTTCCCCGCGATGGCTGGGAGAATTGCTGTCATGTCTGGGTTGA
- the tnpB gene encoding IS66 family insertion sequence element accessory protein TnpB yields MSGLIAHAGKIWLAVDPVDMRRGMDGLSMIVQQVLGHPPCAGSAFIFCNRAGNRIKVLLWDGTGVWLCQRRLHQGRFVWPRQDAACVELALSQWEWLIAGVDWRRLSARPQWHFQV; encoded by the coding sequence ATGTCTGGGTTGATTGCGCACGCGGGTAAGATCTGGCTGGCGGTCGATCCGGTGGATATGCGTCGCGGCATGGATGGCTTATCGATGATTGTGCAGCAGGTATTGGGTCACCCGCCCTGCGCGGGTTCGGCGTTCATATTCTGCAATCGCGCGGGCAATCGCATCAAGGTCTTGCTGTGGGATGGCACGGGGGTGTGGTTATGTCAGCGCCGCCTGCATCAGGGGCGGTTTGTCTGGCCGAGGCAGGATGCGGCGTGTGTCGAGTTAGCGCTATCGCAGTGGGAATGGTTGATTGCCGGCGTAGACTGGCGGCGTTTATCGGCGCGGCCACAATGGCATTTTCAGGTGTAG
- a CDS encoding IS66 family transposase → MNSLAQLDQLNLDTATKQQVVNLVQAFQLDLTQQTQQTVYALELKIQALTLELAHLRRIQFGRKNEALSALSPRQLSLFEESALTDITAIEAEIEQINSTPPPNTTKVPRTRAGRQPLPDHLPRIEHRHEPASCQCDRCGCDLTNIREDITEQLDVEPARFFVHRHIRPQYACKSCETITAEPVPPAVIDGGMAAPGLLAWVMTNKYLNHLPLYRLEQIAARDQVTLPRSTLAEWVGRTGVALQPLVDRLTWHLLQGNTLHADETPVAQLEPGRGKTRKAYLWAYRSNDLEPGPRIIIFDYQAGRSGQHARHFLQNWQGHLMVDDYAGYKALFSAATSPCVELACWAHARRKFFDLHQANASTMALAAIQRISVLYAIEAEGKDLSIEDRLQLRADRSLPALHALHDWLMQTRSQTANGGGSAKALDYTLRRWPGLIRYAQTGFLPIDNNPVENTIRPIAIGKKNWLFTGSERAGQRAAAIQTLFGTAQLNKLDPAAWLADTLARLPTWPNNRIDELLPLTPAFIQSLKQQER, encoded by the coding sequence ATGAATTCACTGGCGCAACTGGATCAACTCAACCTCGATACGGCCACCAAACAACAGGTGGTCAATCTGGTTCAGGCATTTCAGCTTGATCTGACCCAGCAAACACAGCAGACAGTTTATGCGCTGGAACTCAAGATTCAGGCGCTCACCCTGGAATTGGCGCATCTGCGCCGTATCCAATTTGGCAGGAAAAATGAAGCGTTGTCTGCCTTGTCACCCAGGCAGCTTTCTTTGTTTGAAGAATCGGCGCTGACCGATATCACGGCCATTGAGGCTGAAATCGAACAGATCAACAGCACACCACCCCCCAATACCACCAAAGTGCCGCGTACCCGCGCCGGTCGTCAGCCGCTGCCAGATCACCTGCCGCGCATCGAACACCGGCATGAACCCGCATCCTGCCAATGTGACCGATGCGGCTGCGATCTGACTAACATCAGAGAAGACATCACCGAACAGCTTGACGTGGAACCCGCCAGATTCTTCGTTCATCGCCACATTCGCCCACAGTACGCCTGCAAATCCTGTGAAACCATCACGGCAGAACCCGTGCCACCGGCAGTTATCGATGGCGGCATGGCCGCCCCGGGCCTGCTTGCCTGGGTGATGACAAACAAATACCTGAATCACCTGCCACTTTATCGCCTGGAGCAGATTGCTGCCCGTGACCAGGTCACGCTGCCCCGTTCCACCCTGGCCGAATGGGTAGGCCGTACCGGCGTAGCCCTGCAACCATTGGTCGATCGCCTAACCTGGCATCTACTGCAGGGCAACACGCTGCATGCCGACGAAACACCAGTTGCACAATTGGAACCCGGTCGCGGCAAAACCCGTAAAGCCTACCTGTGGGCCTACCGCAGCAATGACCTTGAACCCGGGCCGCGTATCATCATCTTCGACTATCAAGCTGGCCGTAGCGGTCAGCATGCACGGCACTTTCTGCAAAATTGGCAAGGACACCTGATGGTCGATGACTATGCTGGGTATAAAGCACTTTTTTCCGCAGCCACATCGCCTTGTGTCGAATTGGCCTGCTGGGCGCATGCGCGACGCAAATTCTTCGACCTGCACCAGGCCAATGCCAGCACGATGGCATTGGCAGCGATACAGCGCATCAGCGTCTTATACGCAATCGAAGCAGAAGGCAAAGACCTGAGCATCGAAGATCGCCTGCAATTGCGGGCAGACAGAAGCCTGCCCGCACTGCATGCATTGCATGACTGGCTGATGCAAACCCGTAGCCAGACCGCAAATGGCGGCGGCTCCGCCAAAGCACTCGACTATACCCTCAGACGCTGGCCAGGTCTCATCCGCTACGCACAAACCGGCTTTCTTCCGATCGACAACAACCCGGTGGAGAACACCATCCGCCCGATCGCAATCGGTAAAAAGAATTGGCTATTCACCGGATCGGAACGTGCCGGTCAACGCGCCGCTGCCATTCAAACCTTGTTCGGTACCGCGCAACTCAACAAACTCGATCCCGCCGCATGGCTTGCAGACACCCTCGCCAGACTACCGACCTGGCCCAATAACCGCATCGATGAATTGCTGCCACTTACACCAGCGTTCATTCAATCACTTAAACAGCAGGAAAGATAG
- a CDS encoding IS21 family transposase, whose amino-acid sequence MKNRQIGHGQETAAAKAGVSIRSGRRIEKGVRVEKSQRQWRTRQDPFALVWETELVPLLYGEPELTGTTLWEYLDDRYPGQYPEKLLRSLQRRVKHWRATQGPGKAVMFCQSVPAGHQGLSDFTWPRTAITIAGKPFDHLLYQFRLAYSHWRAVHIIRGGESYSALADGLQTALHKLGGVPREHRTDSLSAAYVNASQKQELTQSYAALCQHYGMKPTVNNLGVSHENGAVENAHGSLKHRIEQAIKLRGSADFESVGAYRRFLERIVDKLNLRCRGRLAEEQSHLQPLPRYRFMDFSELTVKVTTSSTIAVKRGLYSVPSRLIGENIRVHLYHDRLECFVGQTPVITLPRAYPKAPEGRARRIDYRHVIHALAAKPQAFRFSRLRDDLLPTPQYHQLWARVQQQFDPGLACKWMVSVLRFAYDYDCESQLAAELLQQHPLPELQTLQKRFLRQHAPQPDIPIKQHTADTYDQLLSGNWATQGGSSCLNRSH is encoded by the coding sequence ATGAAGAATCGTCAGATAGGGCATGGTCAGGAGACAGCGGCTGCGAAAGCGGGGGTAAGTATCCGCAGTGGCCGCAGGATTGAGAAGGGTGTGCGGGTGGAGAAGTCGCAACGGCAATGGCGCACGCGCCAGGATCCTTTTGCGCTGGTTTGGGAGACCGAATTGGTTCCATTGCTGTACGGGGAACCTGAACTGACCGGGACTACGCTTTGGGAGTACCTGGATGATCGATATCCCGGCCAATACCCGGAGAAATTGCTCAGAAGCTTGCAGCGCCGTGTAAAACACTGGCGGGCAACGCAAGGTCCCGGTAAGGCGGTCATGTTTTGCCAGTCGGTACCTGCCGGGCACCAGGGGTTGTCCGATTTTACCTGGCCGCGTACGGCAATTACGATTGCAGGCAAACCATTTGATCACCTGCTGTATCAGTTTCGTCTGGCTTATAGTCATTGGCGTGCTGTTCATATCATCCGGGGCGGGGAAAGTTATAGTGCGTTGGCCGATGGATTGCAGACCGCCTTGCATAAACTGGGCGGCGTGCCCAGGGAACATCGCACCGACAGCCTGAGTGCCGCATACGTCAATGCGAGCCAAAAACAAGAACTCACGCAATCTTATGCGGCGCTGTGTCAACACTATGGCATGAAGCCTACGGTCAATAACCTGGGCGTCAGCCATGAAAATGGCGCCGTAGAAAATGCCCATGGTTCGCTCAAACACCGGATTGAGCAGGCGATCAAACTGCGGGGATCTGCGGATTTCGAAAGTGTGGGCGCCTACCGCCGTTTTCTTGAACGGATCGTCGATAAGCTCAATCTGCGCTGCAGGGGGCGATTGGCGGAAGAGCAATCGCATCTCCAGCCACTGCCACGCTACCGCTTCATGGACTTCAGTGAACTGACCGTCAAAGTGACCACCAGTAGCACCATAGCGGTCAAACGGGGACTCTACAGTGTGCCATCCAGACTCATTGGCGAGAACATCCGGGTTCATCTCTATCACGATCGTCTGGAATGCTTTGTTGGCCAAACACCGGTCATTACCTTACCGCGCGCGTATCCGAAAGCGCCAGAAGGACGCGCCCGGCGCATCGATTACCGTCATGTGATTCATGCATTGGCGGCAAAGCCACAAGCCTTTCGCTTTTCCCGGCTGCGGGATGATCTGTTGCCAACGCCACAGTATCACCAGCTGTGGGCGCGGGTACAACAACAATTTGATCCCGGACTCGCTTGCAAATGGATGGTATCGGTGCTGCGTTTTGCCTACGACTATGATTGCGAGAGCCAGTTGGCCGCTGAATTGTTGCAACAACATCCGCTACCTGAACTGCAAACACTGCAAAAGCGATTTCTGCGGCAGCATGCGCCGCAGCCGGACATCCCAATCAAACAACACACTGCGGATACCTACGATCAACTCCTCAGCGGAAACTGGGCAACACAAGGAGGCAGCTCATGTCTGAATCGCTCCCACTGA
- the tnpB gene encoding IS66 family insertion sequence element accessory protein TnpB translates to MSGLIAHAGKIWLAVDPVDMRRGMDGLSMIVQQVLGHPPCAGSAFIFCNRAGNRIKVLLWDGTGVWLCQRRLHQGRFVWPRQDAACVELALSQWEWLIAGVDWRRLSARPQWHFQV, encoded by the coding sequence ATGTCTGGGTTGATTGCGCACGCGGGTAAGATCTGGCTGGCGGTCGATCCGGTGGATATGCGTCGCGGCATGGATGGCTTATCGATGATTGTGCAGCAGGTATTGGGTCACCCGCCCTGCGCGGGTTCGGCGTTCATATTCTGCAATCGCGCGGGCAATCGCATCAAGGTCTTGCTGTGGGATGGCACGGGGGTGTGGTTATGTCAACGCCGCCTGCATCAGGGGCGGTTTGTCTGGCCGAGGCAGGATGCGGCGTGTGTCGAGTTAGCGCTATCGCAGTGGGAATGGTTGATTGCCGGCGTAGACTGGCGGCGTTTATCGGCGCGGCCACAATGGCATTTTCAGGTGTAG
- a CDS encoding protein phosphatase 2C domain-containing protein has translation MTWRVVAASAVGTSHTVTGTACQDSCLAQVETDPDKPPLLTIFVADGAGSALHGGTGAELAIEAATAFVGQHYTQAGEYALTNHWAVECIQAVRARIYATADQQGAKARDYACTFLGVVASPSATLLMQIGDGGIVVDVGNGLEVPITPMAGEYANMTNFVTDENAIDVLAVTTFPTRADKVAVFSDGVQRLALNIATNTAHAPFFTPFFTVLAMATAEQEDYLQAELARFLQSPAVNERTDDDKTLALAHWVG, from the coding sequence GTGACGTGGCGTGTAGTGGCCGCCTCCGCGGTCGGGACATCCCACACAGTTACCGGCACGGCCTGTCAAGATAGTTGCCTCGCTCAAGTTGAAACCGATCCAGATAAACCGCCCCTACTGACCATCTTTGTTGCCGACGGTGCCGGTAGCGCCCTCCATGGAGGTACTGGTGCCGAATTGGCGATTGAAGCCGCCACAGCCTTTGTCGGCCAACACTATACCCAAGCAGGGGAATATGCCCTCACTAACCATTGGGCAGTGGAATGTATCCAAGCCGTGCGGGCCAGAATTTATGCGACGGCGGATCAGCAGGGGGCGAAGGCCCGCGACTACGCGTGCACCTTCTTAGGGGTAGTAGCATCTCCCTCCGCCACGTTGCTCATGCAGATTGGCGACGGTGGGATCGTGGTCGATGTCGGCAATGGGCTGGAGGTACCCATTACCCCGATGGCTGGGGAATACGCCAATATGACCAACTTCGTTACCGACGAAAATGCAATTGACGTGCTGGCGGTGACAACCTTCCCCACCCGCGCCGACAAAGTCGCGGTCTTCTCCGATGGCGTCCAGCGGTTAGCGTTGAACATCGCAACCAATACCGCCCACGCCCCTTTCTTCACGCCATTTTTTACAGTTTTGGCAATGGCCACAGCAGAGCAAGAGGATTATCTTCAAGCCGAATTAGCGCGATTCCTCCAGAGTCCGGCCGTGAACGAACGTACCGACGACGACAAGACCTTGGCCCTCGCTCATTGGGTGGGATAG
- a CDS encoding VWA domain-containing protein yields MTEQISFETTEFADNPEPRCPCLLLLDVSGSMQGQPIVELNAGLTTFKDELAADALAMKRVEVGIVTFGPVQIALPFQGAAAFYPPTLMAQGDTPIGSAIKQGLDMIRQRKDEYKANGISYYRPWVFLITDGGPTDEWQSAAAAVREGEASKSFAFFAIGVQGANMDTLQQISVREPLRLDGLRFRDLFSWLSSSLRSVSQSTPGTEVSLQPPQGWASV; encoded by the coding sequence ATGACCGAACAAATTTCCTTCGAAACCACTGAGTTTGCCGACAACCCGGAACCGCGTTGCCCTTGCCTATTGCTGTTGGATGTATCCGGCTCGATGCAAGGGCAACCGATAGTCGAACTGAATGCCGGCTTGACCACTTTTAAAGACGAACTGGCAGCAGACGCCTTAGCCATGAAGCGAGTGGAAGTTGGAATTGTGACTTTCGGGCCTGTGCAGATCGCCTTGCCGTTTCAAGGAGCAGCGGCGTTTTACCCTCCAACATTGATGGCGCAAGGTGATACCCCGATAGGTAGCGCAATCAAACAGGGGTTGGATATGATTCGCCAACGCAAAGATGAATACAAGGCCAATGGAATTTCCTACTATCGTCCATGGGTGTTCCTCATTACCGATGGCGGGCCCACCGATGAATGGCAATCGGCTGCCGCTGCCGTGCGGGAAGGCGAAGCCTCCAAGTCGTTTGCCTTCTTCGCGATTGGGGTTCAGGGCGCCAACATGGATACCTTGCAACAAATCAGCGTGCGAGAACCATTGCGGCTGGATGGCTTGCGGTTCCGGGATCTGTTTAGTTGGTTGTCGAGCTCCTTGCGCTCGGTATCGCAGTCGACACCGGGCACGGAAGTTTCATTGCAGCCACCGCAAGGGTGGGCCTCTGTGTGA
- a CDS encoding type IV pilus secretin PilQ family protein — MRNQTKFKQFGMYLWPLLIGIMIFPANAAVKPSAQNTILGMDVTADTNGAIITKIIFDRPLAFMPTGVMLDSPSRLYFDLPGVDSLVEKRGGLTGQGVLRDIQMAKAENRTRLVMNLHEVATHETRIDGNALLITLTSSIRSTRNGPSQPLIARPNVGQQLTQLSLVDLDFRRGTQGEGQIKVELSQPGTVIDVNRQGNKLYVEFIQAYLPSNLKQRLDVADFGTPVRIIETHADKDRVKMLVEPQGNWEHSAFQSGTSFVLDIRNVASGEAMPVHKKLASGGYTGEKLSLNFQDVEIRSVLQVIADFTDLNIIASDSVKGNLTIRLKNVPWDQALDIVLQNHDLDKRRAGNVIFVAPREEMAAREKLQLEQQQQISELEVLQTETFKLNYRTASSIALKGIMSQRGTIEVDDISNTLTITDIPARLAEVAKHISNLDTQVRQVMIETRIVEATDTFSRNLGARFGVQNATRISDRKLGVSGNLGSSSELAAGASPSLDGQNLNVNLPAAALAGVAGGPAALGLSLIKINNGTLINLELSALESDSKGRVIASPRLVTANRVEASIEQGTEIPFQIVSATRPQIQFKKAVLGLRVTPQITPDDNIIMKLKINQDTRGENTPSGPAIDTKQIVTEVLVENGGTVVIGGIFEQTEKNERNRVPFLADVPLLGNLFRNTARRNDKRELLIFVTPRILNETLGDSIRSALNN; from the coding sequence ATGCGTAATCAAACAAAATTCAAACAATTTGGCATGTATTTATGGCCACTTTTAATTGGAATCATGATCTTTCCGGCAAATGCCGCTGTTAAACCTTCAGCTCAGAACACCATTCTTGGTATGGATGTCACCGCTGATACCAATGGCGCAATTATCACAAAAATAATCTTTGATCGCCCGCTGGCATTCATGCCGACGGGTGTCATGCTGGACAGTCCTTCCCGGCTCTACTTCGATTTACCCGGCGTAGACAGTTTAGTCGAGAAACGGGGAGGCCTGACGGGTCAAGGCGTGCTGCGCGATATCCAGATGGCCAAAGCCGAGAACCGTACCCGTCTGGTAATGAATTTACATGAAGTAGCTACCCATGAAACGAGAATAGACGGCAATGCTTTGCTGATCACGCTCACAAGCTCCATACGCTCCACCAGGAATGGCCCCAGCCAACCGCTGATTGCTCGCCCCAATGTTGGCCAACAGCTGACACAGTTGAGTCTGGTGGATCTGGATTTTCGCCGTGGCACGCAGGGAGAAGGACAGATTAAAGTCGAATTATCCCAACCAGGTACGGTAATCGATGTCAATCGGCAAGGAAATAAGCTCTATGTTGAATTCATACAAGCTTACCTGCCCTCTAATCTGAAACAACGACTCGATGTTGCTGATTTTGGAACACCGGTACGCATCATTGAAACCCATGCAGACAAAGATCGCGTCAAAATGCTCGTTGAGCCCCAGGGTAACTGGGAGCACTCCGCTTTTCAGTCAGGCACAAGCTTTGTGCTGGATATCCGCAATGTTGCCAGTGGCGAAGCCATGCCTGTTCATAAGAAACTCGCCAGCGGCGGTTACACCGGCGAAAAATTGTCACTGAATTTTCAGGATGTCGAAATCCGCTCTGTTTTGCAGGTTATCGCCGATTTTACGGATTTAAACATCATTGCCAGTGATTCCGTCAAGGGCAATCTGACCATAAGGCTGAAAAACGTACCCTGGGATCAAGCACTGGATATCGTGCTGCAAAATCATGATCTGGACAAACGCAGAGCCGGAAATGTTATTTTCGTCGCACCCAGAGAAGAAATGGCTGCCAGGGAAAAATTGCAGTTGGAGCAACAGCAGCAGATTTCAGAGCTGGAAGTTCTACAAACCGAAACCTTCAAACTCAATTACCGTACTGCCAGTTCGATTGCGCTCAAAGGCATCATGAGCCAGCGGGGAACGATTGAAGTGGATGACATCAGCAACACACTGACCATCACCGATATCCCGGCCAGGTTAGCGGAAGTGGCTAAACATATCTCCAATCTCGATACCCAGGTACGCCAGGTCATGATTGAAACACGAATCGTCGAGGCAACGGATACCTTCAGCCGCAATCTTGGCGCCCGCTTTGGTGTACAAAATGCCACCCGTATCAGCGATCGAAAACTCGGTGTATCCGGCAATCTGGGCAGTTCCAGCGAACTGGCAGCCGGTGCTTCCCCCAGTCTTGATGGACAGAATCTCAATGTCAATCTTCCCGCCGCCGCATTGGCTGGGGTGGCAGGCGGCCCGGCAGCATTGGGACTAAGTCTGATCAAGATCAACAATGGCACCCTGATCAATCTCGAATTATCGGCACTCGAATCCGACAGCAAGGGGCGTGTCATTGCCAGCCCTCGTCTGGTAACAGCCAACCGGGTGGAAGCCAGCATCGAACAGGGTACTGAAATTCCCTTTCAAATCGTCAGCGCAACACGCCCGCAGATTCAATTCAAAAAGGCTGTGCTGGGACTGAGAGTGACCCCGCAAATTACACCAGACGACAATATCATCATGAAACTGAAAATCAATCAGGACACCCGTGGTGAGAACACCCCCTCGGGTCCGGCGATCGATACCAAACAAATTGTCACTGAAGTTTTGGTAGAAAACGGTGGAACCGTCGTAATTGGTGGAATTTTTGAACAAACTGAAAAAAATGAACGTAACCGAGTGCCATTCCTGGCAGACGTACCCTTATTAGGCAATCTGTTTCGCAATACTGCGAGACGTAATGACAAGCGCGAACTGCTGATCTTTGTCACCCCTCGGATTCTGAATGAAACACTGGGTGACAGCATTCGCTCTGCACTGAATAATTAA
- a CDS encoding pilus assembly protein PilP has translation MSKIHQLGLSMALAGLVSACADGEHGDLREFVKNAGAGMQGKVDPLPEIRPLQQFVYQAFEIPDPFSASKNKQDNSSQNELKPDLKRQKEILENYALENLSMVGTLQRGQQIYALIRTPDNTVHRVKNGNYLGNNFGLITTISEENITLKEMIQESGQAWVEQVGTLRLQSQESKK, from the coding sequence ATGAGCAAAATTCATCAATTAGGGTTATCCATGGCGTTAGCCGGGTTGGTGTCAGCCTGCGCCGATGGTGAACACGGAGACTTACGGGAGTTTGTCAAAAATGCTGGCGCTGGAATGCAAGGAAAAGTAGACCCCTTGCCCGAGATTCGGCCACTGCAGCAGTTTGTTTATCAGGCTTTTGAGATACCGGACCCTTTTAGCGCCAGTAAAAACAAGCAAGACAATTCCAGCCAGAATGAGCTCAAACCAGATTTGAAGCGCCAGAAAGAAATTTTGGAAAATTATGCGCTGGAAAATTTATCAATGGTTGGAACATTACAGCGTGGTCAACAAATTTATGCCTTGATCAGAACACCGGATAACACGGTTCACCGCGTGAAAAATGGCAATTATCTCGGAAACAATTTTGGATTAATCACCACCATTTCTGAGGAAAACATTACCTTGAAAGAAATGATTCAGGAAAGTGGCCAAGCCTGGGTCGAACAGGTCGGCACTCTCAGACTGCAATCCCAGGAGTCAAAAAAATGA